A section of the Acanthochromis polyacanthus isolate Apoly-LR-REF ecotype Palm Island chromosome 13, KAUST_Apoly_ChrSc, whole genome shotgun sequence genome encodes:
- the cep295 gene encoding centrosomal protein of 295 kDa isoform X1, which yields MKRKVSKLRLSPNEEARIIREECERRRKLRIQQVREQQRHFAQQICREVEQKQQQELKQLEEELRLDWERQQREKLHKLERLYQESLQLLGQGHRSAKENEPDLAAIAQREEENHAKAEERYREALKELKSQKIKNHERQNQFISARKKALQAEKERSAKVSSLPPPPPNPIQSINPKKPHVVKRSDVSAFAATHYHMPESAVDRELDTEQPNAREEAELEVKRLHDLQREEKRRREEQLEKARLRGREALRREQLVQDRERLMVELEHMQQTDLLRRRQQVSQMPPQIFQPLYKRQETREDFQREMEFAFEDMYTGERRVKGDLVVRLVPEPLPAPSTGTQDQELDVTLDEINTQHDTEEDAGSTEQETSAEAEPSRPAPRRALKKLLDRIRNQRNQWTSSSRVPAADSPTVISDQIPERDTSIETGSLTAEEKDKPSEPRELSPPAATDASLSDVLADRIQEFEEERKKREEELEREKQQQVVLLQELEEQKSKLEQLLLEAQQEREDLKAAVAQKEPVYPPEVPVRDEEVTPGVATELIPPAGEDEHTRRIREYQQRLLEQNRIHQRSMEVARQRLEEYQRALRIRYNMTSTSLQPPIVPPGFVQSPLHSPPAPLQTPTAPAYLHDEPQTSVEANTRQPDTSALHLHRPGSSLSVGSRLPLDEVESFSHRQQRPDVTTWLTDNIMERVTEHLPERLKSPSASKETSKLYTTRLSTSFPLRPDPIQTSNQSFRDPQRVATPQISQQTESLSSTEDDVETERRQLQEVQRRMLEQREAVKLQQKQQEEQRQRHQVEMEQMRRQKEALQALIQTDEEPASETASDELVSQNIKESRLRLLASLLRAIEESNGGTLSHLEDSQEKEDSPQKLPSDGGETAPIGQISAPSVPGPASVLPTGLLHPPRAAKPPVTRVRLGFMEMTEQHELSAIQEVESPVDTSHVTGLEDSMAAPSQTEPWSLQQESESHLASDQTSSTSSSETSSHLMWRKKLLMEAGTSPEPSDSESVQRIISPLSSDSGRGADVSGPAATSYRSTAESPHRSPGSYCFSTSISTGSYVTSDPEQNADSDKSLPLRRQSEAALHDVSSPAAQSVKESSAAGSPGQDGDSVFDDSSIQRIIDKYMKELNISLSTAGRTTDSEGSYTEEAASSVSQPSLVRFSASRREDGNSTSRQFLLSDPAGAQRSRLELENPVDATPSLADDHDSFRPLIGQLAELSSCLAAPQRDSALEQLVGHPSAQSSAIGHLPGLSPSVGGWDSTLSRMIGRLSHQPSSDWPSGGQELLLMGQTEPSWLEEAVEEGQMRPLVGELDESAVTETGSERSHEALGVQPEVPSHHDTSSHIISSDPGVEQTRQNRSSVVDMSSQRAEDSFHPLLPEVTHNETLDPSMTFRLPSSPEGRPASGQHSASDRSTDSEPRANLSIGSDPSPERLRAEEPTGHSASSPALHESFSQLVTSQSQPHESVLTVSPTWTADVQETAQILSHLTVCDLSQPEVEIPERPEDSVSSSELKPEQNLNDAVSVPDDILEAAHKEKGILEQSEITLVSLTDSTLQDQDTTMTEGGGPEGQEMEDSESMLLPEDDSQTHPVVTALQFQWGPSRDQQDVHQQKLQVLLQRSNRRVEEIKAKAALTKTQPAVKAPCEGRERPKADKAPPAACKAKTKSEVQLKADMKSKGGPAVLQTQEKPELIKQKTPQLPSAVSRSAHKKVDEVKICTPEQRKRNITEMHQRTQRLYEQLEEVKQQKAVRSRQEDGAKNRLKAKEFHKKTLQKLRAKQSQQ from the exons atgaagagaaaagtgTCCAAACTGAGACTGAGCCCCAACGAAGAGGCTCGCATTATACGAGAGGAATGCGAAAGGAGGAGGAAACTGCGAATACAGCAG GTACGGGAGCAGCAGCGGCACTTTGCACAGCAGATCTGCCGAGAGGTtgagcagaaacagcagcaggaactgaaacagctggaggaggagctgaggcTGGACTGGGAGCGACAGCAGAGGGAGAAACTCCATAAACTGGAGAGGTTATACCAGGAGAGCCTCCAGCTTCTTGGTCAGGGGCACCGGAGTGCAAAGGAAAAT GAACCCGACCTGGCGGCCATCGCtcagagggaggaggaaaaTCACGCCAAAGCAGAGGAGCGTTATCGAGAAGCCCTGAAggagctgaaatcacagaagaTTAAAAACCATGAGAGACAAAACCA ATTCATCAGTGCCAGGAAAAAGGCTCTGCAGGCAGAGAAGGAAAGATCAGCAAAGGTGTCCAGCCTCCCACCGCCTCCCCCAAACCCCATTCAG AGCATCAATCCCAAGAAGCCACATGTAGTAAAGAGATCTGATGTGAGCGCCTTCGCTGCCACTCATTACCACATGCCAGAAAGTGCAGTGGACAGAGAGCTGGACACAGAGCAG CCTAACGCCCGTGAAGAAGCTGAGCTGGAGGTGAAGAGACTGCATGACCTCcagagggaggagaagaggaggagggaggagcagctggagaaaGCTCGTCTCAGGGGGAGGGAGGCTCTGAGGAGGGAACAGCTTGTTCAG GATCGTGAGCGTTTGATGGTTGAACTGGAGCACATGCAGCAGACGGACCTGCTGAGGAGGAGACAGCAGGTGTCACAGATGCCTCCTCAGATCTTCCAGCCTCTCTACAAGAGGCAGGAGACGAGGGAGGACTTCCAGAGGGAGATGGAGTTTGCCTTTGAGGACATGTACACCGGAGAGAGGA GAGTtaaaggagacttggtggtccGGCTGGTGCCTGAACCTCTTCCAGCTCCGTCTACAGGAACCCAGGACCAGGAACTGGATGTTACACTGgatgaaataaacacacaacatgacactGAGGAGGACGCTGGCAGCACTGAGCAGGAAACATCTGCTGAAG CGGAGCCGTCCAGACCTGCTCCTCGACGGGCGTTGAAGAAACTCCTGGATCGCATCAGGAATCAGAGGAACCAGTGGACCAGCAGCAGCCGAGTCCCTGCAGCCGATTCACCGACCGTCATCTCAGACCAGATCCCAGAGCGAGACACGTCCATCGAAACAGGATCTCTGACCGCCGAGGAGAAGGACAAACCTTCAGAGCCCCGTGAACTCTCTCCACCTG CTGCAACAGACGCTTCACTCTCTGATGTTTTGGCCGACAGAATCCAAGaatttgaagaagaaagaaagaaacgg GAAGAAGAGCTGGAGagggagaagcagcagcaggtggttTTGCTGCAGGAGTTGGAGGAGCAGAAGAGCAAActggagcagctgctgctggaagctcagcaggagagagaagatcTGAAGGCAGCTGTGGCCCAGAAAGAACCCGTTTACCCGCCAGAAGTGCCTGTACGGGATGAGGAAGTCACTCCTGGAGTAGCCACTGAG CTGATACCTCCTGCAGGTGAAGATGAACACACCAGAAGGATTAGAGAATACCAGCAGCGGCTGTTGGAAcaaaacag AATTCATCAGAGGTCAATGGAAGTTGCTCGCCAGCGTCTGGAGGAATACCAGCGAGCTCTACGAATCCGTTACAACATGACCTCCACGTCGCTGCAGCCTCCCATCGTACCTCCAGGTTTCGTTCAATCTCCTCTTCACAGTCCTCCAGCTCCTCTACAAACCCCTACAGCTCCTGCATACCTTCATGATGAACCACAAACCTCTGTGGAAGCTAACACCAGACAGCCTGACACGTCGGCCTTACATCTCCATCGTCCTGGTTCCAGTTTGAGCGTCGGCTCCAGGCTGCCGCTGGATGAAGTGGAGTCGTTCAGTCACAGGCAGCAGAGACCAGACGTCACCACCTGGCTGACCGATAACATCATGGAGAGAGTAACAGAGCACCTTCCAGAGAGACTGAAGTCCCCCTCAGCCTCCAAAGAGACGAGCAAACTGTACACGACACGTCTCTCAACCAGCTTCCCACTCCGGCCTGATCCCATTCAAACCAGTAACCAGAGCTTCAGAGACCCTCAGCGTGTCGCGACACCACAGATCTCCCAGCAGACCGAGTCCCTGAGCTCCACAGAGGACGACGTGGAGACGGAGAGACGACAGCTGCAGGAGGTCCAGAGGCGGATGTTGGAGCAGAGGGAGGcggtgaagctgcagcagaaacaacaagaagagCAGAGACAGCGCCACCAGGTGGAGATGGAGCAGATGAGGAGACAGAAGGAGGCGCTGCAGGCTCTCATTCAAACCGATGAAGAG CCAGCTTCAGAAACCGCCAGTGACGAGTTGGTTTCACAGAACATCAAGGAAAGTCGCCTCAGGTTACTCGCATCTCTGCTGAGGGCGATAGAAGAATCCAACGGAGGAACTTTATCACACCTAGAAGACTCTCAGGAGAAAGAGGACTCTCCTCAAAAGCTGCCATCTGATGGTGGAGAGACAG cTCCCATTGGTCAGATCAGTGCTCCCTCTGTTCCCGGCCCAGCCTCAGTCCTCCCCACAGgactcctccatcctcctcgaGCAGCGAAGCCTCCGGTCACTCGGGTCCGACTGGGCTTCATGGAAATGACAGAACAGCACGAGCTCAGCGCCATTCAAGAGGTGGAGAGTCCAGTCGACACCAGCCACGTCACAG GTTTGGAGGATAGCATGGCGGCTCCTTCACAGACTGAACCCTGGAGTCTGCAGCAGGAATCAGAGTCTCATCTGGCCTCTGATCAAACATCTTCTACCTCCAGCTCAGAAACGTCCAGCCATCTCATGTGGAGGAAGAAGCTGCTGATGGAGGCAGGAACTTCTCCAGAACCCTCAGATTCTG AGTCAGTCCAGAGAATAATCTCACCGCTTTCCTCCGACTCTGGAAGAGGAGCAGACGTCTCTGGTCCAGCAGCTACCAGCTACAGATCTACAGCAGAG TCTCCACATCGGTCTCCTGGGTCCTACTGCTTCTCCACCAGCATCTCCACCGGCAGCTACGTCACCAGCGACCCCGAGCAGAACGCCGACTCTG ATAAATCTCTGCCTCTCAGACGACAAAGTGAAGCTGCTTTACACGACGTCTCGTCTCCAGCCGCTCAAAGTGTGAAGGAAAGTTCAGCTGCAGGTTCTCCTGGTCAGGACGGAGACTCTGTGTTTGACGACAGCAGCATCCAGCGGATTATAGACAAGTACATGAAGGAGCTCAACATCTCCCTCAGCACTGCAGGGAGAACCACAG ACAGTGAAGGATCATACACGGAGGAAGCTGCTTCTTCAGTTTCTCAGCCGTCTTTGGTTCGATTCTCGGCCAGCAGACGGGAGGATGGAAACTCTACGAGTCGAcagtttctgctgtcagaccCAGCAGGAGCTCAGAGGAGCAGACTG gagctggagaacccagtCGACGCCACCCCGTCTCTGGCCGATGACCACGACTCTTTCCGGCCTCTGATTGGCCAGCTGGCGGAGCTCTCTTCCTGCCTCGCTGCTCCTCAGAGGGACTCGGCTCTGGAGCAGCTGGTCGGTCATCCGTCGGCTCAGTCGTCGGCGATCGGTCACCTGCCGGGTCTGTCGCCAAGCGTCGGTGGATGGGACTCAACTCTGAGCCGCATGATTGGTCGCCTGTCCCACCAGCCGAGCTCTGATTGGCCGAGCGGCGGGCAGGAGTTACTGCTGATGGGTCAGACGGAGCCGTCGTGGTTGGAAGAAGCTGTGGAGGAGGGTCAGATGAGGCCTCTGGTTGGAGAGCTGGACGAGTCTGCTGTTACAGAAACAGGCA GCGAAAGAAGCCACGAGGCGCTCGGTGTCCAACCTGAGGTCCCTTCACACCACGACACCTCATCGCACATCATCAGCTCTGATCCAGGTGTGGAGCAGACGAGGCAGAACCGAAGCAGTGTGGTGGACATGAGCTCACAGAGGGCTGAGG ATTCTTTCCACCCGCTGCTGCCTGAGGTCACCCACAATGAAACATTAGACCCCTCCATGACCTTCCGCCTGCCTTCCTCTCCTGAAGGACGTCCAGCTAGCGGACAACACAGCGCTTCTGATCGTTCTACAGACTCTGAACCTCGGGCTAACCTTTCCATTGGGTCCGATCCGTCACCAGAGCGTCTTCGAGCGGAGGAGCCGACCGGACACTCGGCTTCATCTCCTGCTCTGCACGAATCCTTCTCCCAGCTCGTTACCTCCCAGTCTCAGCCCCATGAGTCCGTCCTCACGGTGTCCCCCACATGGACGGCAGACGTGCAGGAAACGGCTCAGATTCTGTCACATTTAACCGTGTGTGATCTGTCGCAGCCAGAGGTGGAGATTCCAGAAAGGCCTGAAGACTCAGTTTCATCCAGTGAGCTGAAGCCTGAGCAGAACTTGAACGATGCTGTTTCTGTTCCTGATGACATATTG GAAGCTGCCCACAAAGAGAAGGGGATCCTGGAGCAGTCGGAGATAACTCTAGTGAGCCTGACGGACTCCACTCTGCAGGACCAGGACACCACCATGACGGAGGGAGGCGGACCAGAAGGCCAAGAGATGGAG GACTCAGAATCTATGTTGTTACCTGAGGACGACAGCCAAACACATCCAG TAGTGACGGCCCTCCAGTTTCAGTGGGGTCCCAGCAGAGACCAGCAGGACGTTCACCAGCAGAAACTCCAAGTTCTGCTGCAGAGATCCAACCGAAGGGTCGAAGAAATCAAAGCCAAAGCAGCTCTCACCAAGACTCAACCAGCAGTCAAAGCTCCATGTGAAGGCAGAGAACGGCCTAAAGCTGATAAAGCTCCACCAGCCGCCTGTAAAGCAAAAACTAAGTCAGAAGTTCAGCTCAAAGCCGACATGAAGTCAAAGGGAGGGCCAGCTGTGCTCCAAACCCAAGAGAAACCTGAGCTTATCAAGCAGAAAACACCCCAGCTTCCttctgcag TGAGCCGTTCTGCACACAAGAAGGTGGACGAGGTGAAAATCTGCACTCCAGAGCAAAGAAAACGCAACATCACCGAGATGCACCAAAGAACTCAGAG aCTCTacgagcagctggaggaggtgaAGCAGCAGAAAGCCGTCAGGAGCCGACAGGAAGACGGAGcaaaaaacagactgaaggCCAAGGAGTTCCACAAG
- the cep295 gene encoding centrosomal protein of 295 kDa isoform X2 — protein sequence MKRKVSKLRLSPNEEARIIREECERRRKLRIQQVREQQRHFAQQICREVEQKQQQELKQLEEELRLDWERQQREKLHKLERLYQESLQLLGQGHRSAKENEPDLAAIAQREEENHAKAEERYREALKELKSQKIKNHERQNQFISARKKALQAEKERSAKVSSLPPPPPNPIQSINPKKPHVVKRSDVSAFAATHYHMPESAVDRELDTEQPNAREEAELEVKRLHDLQREEKRRREEQLEKARLRGREALRREQLVQDRERLMVELEHMQQTDLLRRRQQVSQMPPQIFQPLYKRQETREDFQREMEFAFEDMYTGERRVKGDLVVRLVPEPLPAPSTGTQDQELDVTLDEINTQHDTEEDAGSTEQETSAEAEPSRPAPRRALKKLLDRIRNQRNQWTSSSRVPAADSPTVISDQIPERDTSIETGSLTAEEKDKPSEPRELSPPAATDASLSDVLADRIQEFEEERKKREEELEREKQQQVVLLQELEEQKSKLEQLLLEAQQEREDLKAAVAQKEPVYPPEVPVRDEEVTPGVATELIPPAGEDEHTRRIREYQQRLLEQNRIHQRSMEVARQRLEEYQRALRIRYNMTSTSLQPPIVPPGFVQSPLHSPPAPLQTPTAPAYLHDEPQTSVEANTRQPDTSALHLHRPGSSLSVGSRLPLDEVESFSHRQQRPDVTTWLTDNIMERVTEHLPERLKSPSASKETSKLYTTRLSTSFPLRPDPIQTSNQSFRDPQRVATPQISQQTESLSSTEDDVETERRQLQEVQRRMLEQREAVKLQQKQQEEQRQRHQVEMEQMRRQKEALQALIQTDEEPASETASDELVSQNIKESRLRLLASLLRAIEESNGGTLSHLEDSQEKEDSPQKLPSDGGETAPIGQISAPSVPGPASVLPTGLLHPPRAAKPPVTRVRLGFMEMTEQHELSAIQEVESPVDTSHVTGLEDSMAAPSQTEPWSLQQESESHLASDQTSSTSSSETSSHLMWRKKLLMEAGTSPEPSDSESVQRIISPLSSDSGRGADVSGPAATSYRSTAESPHRSPGSYCFSTSISTGSYVTSDPEQNADSDKSLPLRRQSEAALHDVSSPAAQSVKESSAAGSPGQDGDSVFDDSSIQRIIDKYMKELNISLSTAGRTTDSEGSYTEEAASSVSQPSLVRFSASRREDGNSTSRQFLLSDPAGAQRSRLELENPVDATPSLADDHDSFRPLIGQLAELSSCLAAPQRDSALEQLVGHPSAQSSAIGHLPGLSPSVGGWDSTLSRMIGRLSHQPSSDWPSGGQELLLMGQTEPSWLEEAVEEGQMRPLVGELDESAVTETGSERSHEALGVQPEVPSHHDTSSHIISSDPGVEQTRQNRSSVVDMSSQRAEDSFHPLLPEVTHNETLDPSMTFRLPSSPEGRPASGQHSASDRSTDSEPRANLSIGSDPSPERLRAEEPTGHSASSPALHESFSQLVTSQSQPHESVLTVSPTWTADVQETAQILSHLTVCDLSQPEVEIPERPEDSVSSSELKPEQNLNDAVSVPDDILEAAHKEKGILEQSEITLVSLTDSTLQDQDTTMTEGGGPEGQEMEDSESMLLPEDDSQTHPVVTALQFQWGPSRDQQDVHQQKLQVLLQRSNRRVEEIKAKAALTKTQPAVKAPCEGRERPKADKAPPAACKAKTKSEVQLKADMKSKGGPAVLQTQEKPELIKQKTPQLPSAVSRSAHKKVDEVKICTPEQRKRNITEMHQRTQRLYKQLEEVKQQKAVRSRQEDGAKNRLKAKEFHKKTLQKLRAKQSRQ from the exons atgaagagaaaagtgTCCAAACTGAGACTGAGCCCCAACGAAGAGGCTCGCATTATACGAGAGGAATGCGAAAGGAGGAGGAAACTGCGAATACAGCAG GTACGGGAGCAGCAGCGGCACTTTGCACAGCAGATCTGCCGAGAGGTtgagcagaaacagcagcaggaactgaaacagctggaggaggagctgaggcTGGACTGGGAGCGACAGCAGAGGGAGAAACTCCATAAACTGGAGAGGTTATACCAGGAGAGCCTCCAGCTTCTTGGTCAGGGGCACCGGAGTGCAAAGGAAAAT GAACCCGACCTGGCGGCCATCGCtcagagggaggaggaaaaTCACGCCAAAGCAGAGGAGCGTTATCGAGAAGCCCTGAAggagctgaaatcacagaagaTTAAAAACCATGAGAGACAAAACCA ATTCATCAGTGCCAGGAAAAAGGCTCTGCAGGCAGAGAAGGAAAGATCAGCAAAGGTGTCCAGCCTCCCACCGCCTCCCCCAAACCCCATTCAG AGCATCAATCCCAAGAAGCCACATGTAGTAAAGAGATCTGATGTGAGCGCCTTCGCTGCCACTCATTACCACATGCCAGAAAGTGCAGTGGACAGAGAGCTGGACACAGAGCAG CCTAACGCCCGTGAAGAAGCTGAGCTGGAGGTGAAGAGACTGCATGACCTCcagagggaggagaagaggaggagggaggagcagctggagaaaGCTCGTCTCAGGGGGAGGGAGGCTCTGAGGAGGGAACAGCTTGTTCAG GATCGTGAGCGTTTGATGGTTGAACTGGAGCACATGCAGCAGACGGACCTGCTGAGGAGGAGACAGCAGGTGTCACAGATGCCTCCTCAGATCTTCCAGCCTCTCTACAAGAGGCAGGAGACGAGGGAGGACTTCCAGAGGGAGATGGAGTTTGCCTTTGAGGACATGTACACCGGAGAGAGGA GAGTtaaaggagacttggtggtccGGCTGGTGCCTGAACCTCTTCCAGCTCCGTCTACAGGAACCCAGGACCAGGAACTGGATGTTACACTGgatgaaataaacacacaacatgacactGAGGAGGACGCTGGCAGCACTGAGCAGGAAACATCTGCTGAAG CGGAGCCGTCCAGACCTGCTCCTCGACGGGCGTTGAAGAAACTCCTGGATCGCATCAGGAATCAGAGGAACCAGTGGACCAGCAGCAGCCGAGTCCCTGCAGCCGATTCACCGACCGTCATCTCAGACCAGATCCCAGAGCGAGACACGTCCATCGAAACAGGATCTCTGACCGCCGAGGAGAAGGACAAACCTTCAGAGCCCCGTGAACTCTCTCCACCTG CTGCAACAGACGCTTCACTCTCTGATGTTTTGGCCGACAGAATCCAAGaatttgaagaagaaagaaagaaacgg GAAGAAGAGCTGGAGagggagaagcagcagcaggtggttTTGCTGCAGGAGTTGGAGGAGCAGAAGAGCAAActggagcagctgctgctggaagctcagcaggagagagaagatcTGAAGGCAGCTGTGGCCCAGAAAGAACCCGTTTACCCGCCAGAAGTGCCTGTACGGGATGAGGAAGTCACTCCTGGAGTAGCCACTGAG CTGATACCTCCTGCAGGTGAAGATGAACACACCAGAAGGATTAGAGAATACCAGCAGCGGCTGTTGGAAcaaaacag AATTCATCAGAGGTCAATGGAAGTTGCTCGCCAGCGTCTGGAGGAATACCAGCGAGCTCTACGAATCCGTTACAACATGACCTCCACGTCGCTGCAGCCTCCCATCGTACCTCCAGGTTTCGTTCAATCTCCTCTTCACAGTCCTCCAGCTCCTCTACAAACCCCTACAGCTCCTGCATACCTTCATGATGAACCACAAACCTCTGTGGAAGCTAACACCAGACAGCCTGACACGTCGGCCTTACATCTCCATCGTCCTGGTTCCAGTTTGAGCGTCGGCTCCAGGCTGCCGCTGGATGAAGTGGAGTCGTTCAGTCACAGGCAGCAGAGACCAGACGTCACCACCTGGCTGACCGATAACATCATGGAGAGAGTAACAGAGCACCTTCCAGAGAGACTGAAGTCCCCCTCAGCCTCCAAAGAGACGAGCAAACTGTACACGACACGTCTCTCAACCAGCTTCCCACTCCGGCCTGATCCCATTCAAACCAGTAACCAGAGCTTCAGAGACCCTCAGCGTGTCGCGACACCACAGATCTCCCAGCAGACCGAGTCCCTGAGCTCCACAGAGGACGACGTGGAGACGGAGAGACGACAGCTGCAGGAGGTCCAGAGGCGGATGTTGGAGCAGAGGGAGGcggtgaagctgcagcagaaacaacaagaagagCAGAGACAGCGCCACCAGGTGGAGATGGAGCAGATGAGGAGACAGAAGGAGGCGCTGCAGGCTCTCATTCAAACCGATGAAGAG CCAGCTTCAGAAACCGCCAGTGACGAGTTGGTTTCACAGAACATCAAGGAAAGTCGCCTCAGGTTACTCGCATCTCTGCTGAGGGCGATAGAAGAATCCAACGGAGGAACTTTATCACACCTAGAAGACTCTCAGGAGAAAGAGGACTCTCCTCAAAAGCTGCCATCTGATGGTGGAGAGACAG cTCCCATTGGTCAGATCAGTGCTCCCTCTGTTCCCGGCCCAGCCTCAGTCCTCCCCACAGgactcctccatcctcctcgaGCAGCGAAGCCTCCGGTCACTCGGGTCCGACTGGGCTTCATGGAAATGACAGAACAGCACGAGCTCAGCGCCATTCAAGAGGTGGAGAGTCCAGTCGACACCAGCCACGTCACAG GTTTGGAGGATAGCATGGCGGCTCCTTCACAGACTGAACCCTGGAGTCTGCAGCAGGAATCAGAGTCTCATCTGGCCTCTGATCAAACATCTTCTACCTCCAGCTCAGAAACGTCCAGCCATCTCATGTGGAGGAAGAAGCTGCTGATGGAGGCAGGAACTTCTCCAGAACCCTCAGATTCTG AGTCAGTCCAGAGAATAATCTCACCGCTTTCCTCCGACTCTGGAAGAGGAGCAGACGTCTCTGGTCCAGCAGCTACCAGCTACAGATCTACAGCAGAG TCTCCACATCGGTCTCCTGGGTCCTACTGCTTCTCCACCAGCATCTCCACCGGCAGCTACGTCACCAGCGACCCCGAGCAGAACGCCGACTCTG ATAAATCTCTGCCTCTCAGACGACAAAGTGAAGCTGCTTTACACGACGTCTCGTCTCCAGCCGCTCAAAGTGTGAAGGAAAGTTCAGCTGCAGGTTCTCCTGGTCAGGACGGAGACTCTGTGTTTGACGACAGCAGCATCCAGCGGATTATAGACAAGTACATGAAGGAGCTCAACATCTCCCTCAGCACTGCAGGGAGAACCACAG ACAGTGAAGGATCATACACGGAGGAAGCTGCTTCTTCAGTTTCTCAGCCGTCTTTGGTTCGATTCTCGGCCAGCAGACGGGAGGATGGAAACTCTACGAGTCGAcagtttctgctgtcagaccCAGCAGGAGCTCAGAGGAGCAGACTG gagctggagaacccagtCGACGCCACCCCGTCTCTGGCCGATGACCACGACTCTTTCCGGCCTCTGATTGGCCAGCTGGCGGAGCTCTCTTCCTGCCTCGCTGCTCCTCAGAGGGACTCGGCTCTGGAGCAGCTGGTCGGTCATCCGTCGGCTCAGTCGTCGGCGATCGGTCACCTGCCGGGTCTGTCGCCAAGCGTCGGTGGATGGGACTCAACTCTGAGCCGCATGATTGGTCGCCTGTCCCACCAGCCGAGCTCTGATTGGCCGAGCGGCGGGCAGGAGTTACTGCTGATGGGTCAGACGGAGCCGTCGTGGTTGGAAGAAGCTGTGGAGGAGGGTCAGATGAGGCCTCTGGTTGGAGAGCTGGACGAGTCTGCTGTTACAGAAACAGGCA GCGAAAGAAGCCACGAGGCGCTCGGTGTCCAACCTGAGGTCCCTTCACACCACGACACCTCATCGCACATCATCAGCTCTGATCCAGGTGTGGAGCAGACGAGGCAGAACCGAAGCAGTGTGGTGGACATGAGCTCACAGAGGGCTGAGG ATTCTTTCCACCCGCTGCTGCCTGAGGTCACCCACAATGAAACATTAGACCCCTCCATGACCTTCCGCCTGCCTTCCTCTCCTGAAGGACGTCCAGCTAGCGGACAACACAGCGCTTCTGATCGTTCTACAGACTCTGAACCTCGGGCTAACCTTTCCATTGGGTCCGATCCGTCACCAGAGCGTCTTCGAGCGGAGGAGCCGACCGGACACTCGGCTTCATCTCCTGCTCTGCACGAATCCTTCTCCCAGCTCGTTACCTCCCAGTCTCAGCCCCATGAGTCCGTCCTCACGGTGTCCCCCACATGGACGGCAGACGTGCAGGAAACGGCTCAGATTCTGTCACATTTAACCGTGTGTGATCTGTCGCAGCCAGAGGTGGAGATTCCAGAAAGGCCTGAAGACTCAGTTTCATCCAGTGAGCTGAAGCCTGAGCAGAACTTGAACGATGCTGTTTCTGTTCCTGATGACATATTG GAAGCTGCCCACAAAGAGAAGGGGATCCTGGAGCAGTCGGAGATAACTCTAGTGAGCCTGACGGACTCCACTCTGCAGGACCAGGACACCACCATGACGGAGGGAGGCGGACCAGAAGGCCAAGAGATGGAG GACTCAGAATCTATGTTGTTACCTGAGGACGACAGCCAAACACATCCAG TAGTGACGGCCCTCCAGTTTCAGTGGGGTCCCAGCAGAGACCAGCAGGACGTTCACCAGCAGAAACTCCAAGTTCTGCTGCAGAGATCCAACCGAAGGGTCGAAGAAATCAAAGCCAAAGCAGCTCTCACCAAGACTCAACCAGCAGTCAAAGCTCCATGTGAAGGCAGAGAACGGCCTAAAGCTGATAAAGCTCCACCAGCCGCCTGTAAAGCAAAAACTAAGTCAGAAGTTCAGCTCAAAGCCGACATGAAGTCAAAGGGAGGGCCAGCTGTGCTCCAAACCCAAGAGAAACCTGAGCTTATCAAGCAGAAAACACCCCAGCTTCCttctgcag